Proteins encoded together in one Planctomycetota bacterium window:
- a CDS encoding DUF1501 domain-containing protein: MLMIRGGGGRFCDGVRRRDFLAIGGLSFGTGGLSLAGVLRAQAAQNPGPSGNSHKAVINVFLGGGPPHQDMFDLKPDAPSEIRGELAPIATNVPGIQICEVFPRLAARADKLAIIRSVVGCEGAHAAYQTNTGWPEANLRTLGGRPSLGSAVARLVGPVDPSVPPFVGLAEKTSHRPWSDSGTPGFLGPAYGPFKPDGPDRDNMTLKDLSLERLGDRRRLLASVDRLRREADASGTIAGMDAFSQRAFDVLSGSKLLDALDVSKEDPAVRAAYGDGKPYHFQYDGAPTCNDHLLIARRLVEAGVRVVSLSYGRWDSHGQNFALVRDHGAKLDQCLSALLDDLAARGMLDDVAVVVWGEFGRTPKINKDAGRDHWPQVSCALLAGGGLRTGQVIGATNRFGEHATERPVHVQEIVATLYHALGFRTHEVTITDQTGRPQYLVERDPIAELV, translated from the coding sequence ATGCTCATGATCCGCGGCGGTGGTGGTCGGTTCTGCGACGGCGTCCGCCGGCGCGACTTCCTCGCCATCGGTGGGCTGTCGTTCGGCACCGGCGGGCTGTCGCTCGCCGGCGTCCTCCGCGCCCAGGCGGCGCAGAACCCGGGCCCGTCGGGAAACAGCCACAAGGCGGTGATCAACGTGTTCCTCGGCGGCGGTCCGCCGCACCAGGACATGTTCGACCTCAAGCCCGATGCCCCGAGCGAGATCCGCGGCGAGCTCGCCCCGATCGCCACCAACGTCCCCGGGATCCAGATCTGCGAGGTCTTTCCGCGCCTCGCGGCCCGCGCCGACAAGCTGGCGATCATCCGCTCGGTCGTCGGCTGCGAGGGGGCCCACGCCGCCTACCAGACCAACACCGGATGGCCGGAGGCGAACCTCCGCACGCTCGGTGGCCGGCCCTCACTCGGCTCGGCCGTCGCCCGGCTCGTCGGGCCGGTCGATCCCTCGGTGCCGCCGTTTGTCGGCCTGGCGGAGAAGACCTCCCACCGGCCGTGGTCCGACTCGGGCACGCCCGGGTTCCTCGGCCCCGCCTACGGCCCGTTCAAGCCCGACGGCCCCGACCGCGACAACATGACGCTCAAGGACCTGTCGCTCGAGCGCCTCGGCGACCGCCGCCGGCTGCTCGCCTCGGTCGACCGCCTCCGCCGTGAGGCCGACGCCTCCGGCACGATCGCCGGGATGGACGCCTTCTCGCAGCGCGCCTTCGACGTCCTCTCCGGCAGCAAGCTCCTCGACGCCCTCGACGTCTCGAAGGAGGATCCGGCGGTCCGCGCCGCCTACGGCGACGGCAAGCCCTACCACTTCCAGTACGACGGCGCCCCGACCTGCAACGACCATCTGCTCATCGCCCGGCGCCTCGTCGAGGCGGGGGTCCGGGTGGTCAGCCTGTCGTATGGCCGGTGGGACAGCCACGGGCAGAACTTCGCGCTGGTGCGCGATCACGGCGCCAAGCTCGACCAGTGCCTCTCGGCGCTGCTCGACGACCTCGCCGCGCGGGGGATGCTCGACGACGTCGCCGTCGTCGTGTGGGGGGAGTTCGGGCGGACGCCGAAGATCAACAAGGATGCCGGTCGCGACCACTGGCCGCAGGTGAGTTGTGCGCTCCTCGCCGGCGGCGGCCTCCGCACCGGCCAGGTGATCGGTGCCACCAACCGCTTCGGCGAACATGCCACCGAACGGCCGGTGCACGTCCAGGAGATCGTCGCCACGCTCTACCACGCCCTCGGGTTCCGGACCCACGAGGTCACGATCACCGACCAGACGGGGCGGCCGCAGTACCTCGTCGAGCGCGACCCGATCGCCGAGCTGGTCTGA
- a CDS encoding DUF1553 domain-containing protein yields the protein MPEPLRRCALLAIGLVVSATAVGRADGPGQTPPAGVSVLDISTGGSDGSAVTIVGTEGRRQLVVTALAAPGGAPVRDVTGAVSYAVEPAGLATVSPRGMVVPAADGRGEIVVHLEGCADARVPLVVERFGADPPLDLAVDVVPVFTKHGCNGGGCHGKSGGQNGFRLSLLGFEPAEDHEHLVKEARGRRVSLVAPEESLLLAKATALVPHGGGRLIETGSPSERTIARWIAEGARPADPAARKVTGIEVFPTARILLPGQTQQVRVMALYSDGSREDVTSMAQYEVNAPDLASVDSAGLVSATPRGEGAPRSGSVGLMIRYQSQVAVFRGTIPMESPAERMPAPEAFAKNFVDGHVLDYLRLLGLPPSAPCDDATFLRRVTVDVAGRLPTVAETDAFLADADPAKRAKAIDRLLDSPDYADTFANKWAAILRNKRTDDTLHRRGSYAFHAWIRQSLLDNKPFDQFVREILTASGEVGTNPAVVWFRQVAEANQQVEDASQLFLGLRLQCARCHHHPFEKWSTEDYYQLAAFFSRVGRKKGAQPGEDRIFHARGMPQAAGPKGTHKAVALGAEPAEIPADTDPRAALAEWMTAADNPFFARSAVNRYWKHFFSRGLVEPEDDMRLTNPPTNPALLDALAADFVAHGYDLKHLVRTICNSATYQLSAEPNEFNAEDRQAFSRFYPRRLSAETALDAIDSLSGKSTAFGGTLAGTRAVQLPDPNFNNYFLTVFGRPNGDSACECERVSEANLAQSIHLINSADILGKVGGADGRAGKLATDAGRDDAAKIAELYRVAFSRAPTAEERALVEQYLAAHADNRPAAFEDVIWSLLNTKEFLFNH from the coding sequence ATGCCAGAGCCGCTGCGTCGCTGCGCCCTGCTCGCGATCGGACTGGTGGTTTCGGCAACGGCCGTCGGCCGCGCCGACGGCCCAGGCCAGACCCCACCTGCGGGGGTGTCGGTCCTCGATATCTCGACCGGTGGCTCCGACGGCTCGGCCGTCACGATCGTCGGCACCGAGGGGCGGCGGCAGCTCGTCGTCACGGCGCTGGCCGCGCCGGGCGGGGCCCCCGTCCGCGACGTGACCGGCGCCGTCTCCTACGCCGTCGAGCCTGCGGGGCTGGCCACCGTGTCGCCACGCGGGATGGTCGTCCCCGCCGCCGACGGCCGCGGCGAGATCGTCGTCCACCTCGAAGGCTGTGCCGACGCCCGCGTGCCCCTCGTCGTCGAACGGTTCGGCGCCGACCCGCCGCTCGACCTCGCCGTCGACGTCGTCCCGGTGTTCACCAAACACGGCTGCAACGGCGGCGGCTGCCACGGCAAGAGCGGCGGCCAAAACGGCTTCCGCCTGTCGCTGCTCGGTTTCGAGCCGGCCGAGGACCACGAGCACCTCGTCAAGGAAGCCCGCGGCCGGCGCGTGTCGCTGGTCGCCCCGGAGGAGAGTCTGCTCCTCGCCAAGGCCACGGCACTGGTCCCGCACGGCGGCGGCCGCCTCATCGAGACCGGTTCGCCGAGCGAGCGGACGATCGCCCGCTGGATCGCCGAGGGGGCCCGCCCCGCCGATCCCGCCGCCCGCAAGGTGACCGGGATCGAGGTCTTCCCGACCGCGCGGATCCTCCTCCCGGGCCAAACCCAGCAGGTCCGGGTGATGGCGCTGTATTCAGACGGCTCGCGCGAGGACGTGACGAGCATGGCGCAGTACGAGGTCAACGCCCCGGACCTGGCCAGCGTCGACAGCGCCGGATTGGTCAGCGCCACGCCGCGGGGCGAGGGGGCTCCGCGCAGCGGCAGCGTCGGCCTGATGATCCGCTACCAGAGCCAGGTGGCGGTGTTCCGCGGCACGATCCCGATGGAGTCGCCCGCCGAGCGGATGCCGGCGCCGGAGGCGTTCGCGAAGAACTTCGTCGACGGCCACGTCCTCGACTACCTCCGTCTCCTCGGCCTGCCGCCGTCGGCGCCGTGCGACGACGCCACCTTCCTCCGCCGCGTCACCGTCGACGTCGCCGGCCGGCTGCCCACCGTCGCCGAGACAGACGCCTTCCTCGCCGATGCCGACCCCGCCAAGCGGGCCAAGGCGATCGACCGGCTCCTCGACAGCCCCGACTACGCCGACACGTTCGCCAACAAGTGGGCGGCGATCCTCCGCAACAAGCGCACCGACGACACCCTCCACCGCCGCGGCAGCTACGCGTTCCACGCCTGGATCCGGCAGAGCCTGCTCGACAACAAGCCGTTCGACCAATTCGTCCGCGAGATCCTCACCGCCTCCGGCGAGGTCGGCACCAACCCGGCGGTGGTCTGGTTCCGCCAGGTCGCCGAGGCCAACCAGCAGGTCGAGGACGCGTCGCAACTGTTCCTCGGGCTGCGGCTGCAGTGCGCCCGCTGCCACCACCACCCGTTCGAGAAGTGGAGCACCGAGGACTACTACCAGCTCGCCGCCTTCTTCTCGCGCGTCGGCCGTAAGAAGGGGGCCCAGCCGGGCGAGGACCGGATCTTCCACGCCCGCGGCATGCCGCAGGCCGCCGGCCCGAAGGGCACCCACAAGGCGGTGGCGCTGGGCGCCGAGCCGGCCGAGATCCCCGCCGACACCGATCCGCGGGCGGCGCTGGCGGAGTGGATGACCGCCGCCGACAACCCGTTCTTCGCCCGGTCGGCCGTCAACCGCTACTGGAAGCACTTCTTCTCGCGCGGGCTGGTCGAGCCGGAGGACGACATGCGGCTCACCAACCCGCCGACCAACCCCGCGCTGCTCGACGCCCTGGCGGCCGATTTCGTCGCCCACGGCTACGACCTCAAGCACCTCGTGCGGACGATCTGCAACTCGGCCACCTACCAGCTCTCGGCCGAGCCCAACGAGTTCAACGCCGAGGACCGGCAGGCCTTCTCGCGGTTCTACCCGCGGCGACTCTCCGCGGAGACGGCGCTCGACGCCATCGACAGCCTCTCCGGCAAGTCGACGGCGTTCGGCGGCACGCTCGCCGGCACGCGCGCGGTGCAGCTCCCCGACCCCAACTTCAACAATTACTTCCTCACCGTCTTCGGCCGGCCCAACGGCGACAGCGCCTGCGAGTGCGAGCGGGTCAGCGAGGCGAATCTCGCCCAGAGCATCCACCTCATCAACTCCGCCGACATCCTCGGCAAGGTCGGCGGTGCCGACGGCCGGGCGGGCAAGCTCGCCACCGACGCCGGCCGCGATGACGCGGCGAAGATCGCCGAGCTCTACCGGGTGGCGTTCTCGCGGGCGCCGACGGCGGAGGAACGGGCCCTGGTCGAGCAGTACCTCGCGGCCCACGCCGACAACCGTCCGGCGGCCTTCGAGGACGTGATCTGGTCGCTGCTCAACACCAAGGAGTTCCTCTTCAACCACTAG